The following coding sequences lie in one Wolbachia endosymbiont strain TRS of Brugia malayi genomic window:
- a CDS encoding 50S ribosomal protein L25/general stress protein Ctc, producing the protein MTQQEMITINAELRDVTKTKAIRSLRKKGNIPAVVYGKGHNNVNLTLSAKEFTKQYKLGFLSAHVIELDISGKKEYALVRDIQWHVVKDTIQHVDFQFVDKGSEIKIDIPLSFVNESKSPGIKLGGVLNVLCRSITVKCSPDKIPQAIEVDLSGKMIGQSVHISDVKLPGGVKLAAHEEENFTVVTISAADSGVEESQVETTEE; encoded by the coding sequence ATGACGCAACAAGAAATGATAACAATTAACGCAGAATTGCGTGATGTAACAAAAACAAAAGCAATACGTTCTCTAAGAAAGAAAGGGAACATACCTGCAGTTGTATATGGTAAAGGGCATAATAATGTGAATTTAACATTGTCTGCAAAGGAATTCACGAAGCAATATAAGTTAGGTTTCCTTTCTGCACATGTGATAGAACTTGATATTTCAGGCAAAAAGGAATATGCCCTCGTTCGTGATATTCAATGGCATGTAGTAAAAGATACTATACAGCATGTTGATTTTCAATTTGTTGATAAAGGTAGTGAAATTAAAATAGACATACCTCTATCATTTGTGAATGAAAGCAAATCTCCAGGAATCAAACTGGGCGGAGTACTCAACGTTTTATGTCGCTCTATCACTGTTAAATGTTCTCCTGACAAAATACCTCAGGCTATAGAAGTAGATTTATCGGGTAAAATGATTGGCCAGTCTGTACATATAAGTGATGTAAAATTGCCAGGAGGTGTTAAACTTGCAGCGCACGAAGAAGAAAACTTTACCGTTGTCACAATTTCTGCTGCTGATAGTGGCGTTGAGGAGTCTCAGGTGGAAACAACAGAGGAATAG
- the pth gene encoding aminoacyl-tRNA hydrolase, with the protein MHLIVGLGNPGSQYELTYHNIGFIIVDAICKHWNFQSFSKKADCLITSSVINDNKIMLMKPYSFMNNSGIPVARIRNFYKFSLDNVIVIHDDADLEPGRIKIKKGGGSAGHNGLKSIDSSIGNDYWRLRFGIGRSDSQRSLADYVLSKFSNLDDVIPLVERIAQNIHLMLQGNNIAFTNSIV; encoded by the coding sequence GTGCATCTGATAGTTGGGCTTGGTAACCCCGGTAGTCAATATGAGCTGACTTATCACAACATTGGTTTTATCATTGTTGATGCAATTTGCAAGCATTGGAATTTTCAGTCTTTCTCTAAGAAAGCAGATTGCCTGATAACCTCTAGCGTAATTAATGATAATAAAATTATGTTAATGAAGCCTTATTCGTTTATGAATAATTCAGGCATTCCTGTTGCAAGAATACGAAACTTTTACAAATTTTCGCTAGATAACGTCATTGTTATACATGATGATGCTGATCTAGAACCTGGCAGAATAAAAATAAAGAAGGGTGGTGGTTCTGCTGGACATAATGGACTTAAATCTATAGATAGTTCTATTGGTAACGATTATTGGCGCTTGAGATTTGGGATAGGCAGATCTGACAGTCAAAGAAGTCTAGCAGATTACGTATTATCAAAATTTTCCAATCTTGATGATGTTATTCCCTTAGTAGAAAGAATAGCTCAAAACATACACTTAATGCTGCAAGGAAATAATATAGCTTTTACCAACTCAATTGTATGA
- a CDS encoding ankyrin repeat domain-containing protein yields the protein MKKLVDLEVTLNARGQDGHTPLYVAIWEGNVKVTKPLVKYSVNVNSKDERNCTLLHIGIGCKQLEIVKLLIENGANVNAKTKNHGKDDLTPIHLAIFVNTLEFIE from the coding sequence ATTAAGAAATTAGTTGATTTAGAAGTAACCCTTAATGCCCGTGGTCAAGATGGGCATACCCCTTTATATGTTGCAATTTGGGAGGGCAATGTCAAAGTTACAAAACCACTGGTAAAGTACAGTGTAAACGTTAATAGTAAGGATGAACGTAATTGTACGCTACTTCATATTGGAATCGGGTGTAAACAGCTAGAGATAGTGAAGTTGCTAATAGAAAATGGAGCAAACGTTAATGCAAAAACTAAAAATCATGGTAAAGATGATTTAACACCAATACACCTTGCAATCTTTGTAAATACGCTGGAGTTTATAGAATGA
- a CDS encoding ankyrin repeat domain-containing protein, which produces MSEKESTEGHTPLHLAVLYGNRGIIQALVDKEM; this is translated from the coding sequence ATTAGTGAGAAAGAAAGTACTGAAGGACATACCCCTCTTCACCTTGCTGTTTTATACGGGAATAGAGGAATAATACAAGCCTTAGTTGATAAGGAAATGTAG
- a CDS encoding ankyrin repeat domain-containing protein, with the protein MSSNNIIESFGRDQLENFINYKNKIGIGALDIALNSGNKKAIEVLKSYGADIENRVDGESRLLRALKEGNIEKMELLLS; encoded by the coding sequence TTGTCATCGAACAACATTATAGAAAGTTTTGGTAGGGATCAATTGGAGAATTTTATCAACTATAAAAATAAAATTGGAATAGGTGCTTTGGACATTGCACTCAATAGTGGGAACAAGAAAGCTATTGAAGTATTGAAATCATATGGAGCAGACATTGAGAATAGGGTAGACGGCGAGAGCCGCTTACTTCGTGCATTGAAAGAAGGTAATATAGAAAAAATGGAGCTTCTTTTAAGCTAG